The following proteins are encoded in a genomic region of Nonomuraea muscovyensis:
- a CDS encoding DUF4193 domain-containing protein, whose protein sequence is MATDYDSPRKTDDDLGEDSLQELQARRTDKSSGSIDIDETDLAESLELPGADLSNEELSLRVIPRQADEFTCSRCFLVHHRSQLASEKNGQQVCRECAA, encoded by the coding sequence ATGGCTACCGACTACGACAGCCCGCGTAAGACAGACGACGACCTCGGCGAGGACAGCCTGCAGGAGCTGCAGGCACGCCGCACCGACAAGTCGTCCGGCAGCATCGACATCGACGAGACCGACCTGGCCGAGTCGCTGGAGCTGCCGGGCGCGGACCTGTCCAACGAGGAGCTCAGCCTGCGGGTCATCCCGCGCCAGGCTGACGAGTTCACCTGCTCGCGTTGCTTCCTCGTGCACCACCGCAGTCAGCTGGCCTCCGAGAAGAACGGTCAGCAGGTCTGCCGGGAGTGCGCGGCCTGA
- the paaK gene encoding phenylacetate--CoA ligase PaaK yields MRLGDPPSPGGLDPIERVSRDELAALQLRRLRWTLRHAYDNVPLHRRRFDEHGVHPEDCKELGDLAAFPFTTKDDLREGYPFGMFAVPREQVVRVHASSGTTGRPTVVGYTRGDVDTWAGLMARSLRAAGGRPGDIVHVAYGYGLFTGGLGAHYGAERLGCTVVPVSGGMTPRQVRLIADFRPDVIMVTPSYMLALLDEFEAQGLDPRACSLRIGVFGAEPWTEEMRREIEDRFDLHAVDVYGLSEVMGPGVAQECVESKDGLHVWEDHFYPEVVDPFTGAPAEEGELVLTTLTKQAMPVIRYRTRDLTRLLPGTARPAFRRMRKVTGRTDDMIILRGVNVFPTQIEEIVLRTPGLSPHFQVHLTRPGRLDVLTVKVEARPGFEARAGREEAAAALRRAVKDTVGVSVEAEVVDPETLERSVGKLKRVVDRRTGG; encoded by the coding sequence ATGCGCCTCGGTGACCCGCCCTCCCCCGGAGGCCTCGACCCGATCGAGCGGGTCTCCCGCGACGAGCTGGCCGCCCTCCAGCTCCGCCGCCTGCGCTGGACGCTGCGCCACGCCTACGACAACGTCCCCCTCCACCGCCGCAGGTTCGACGAGCACGGCGTCCACCCCGAGGACTGCAAGGAACTGGGCGACCTGGCCGCCTTCCCGTTCACCACGAAGGACGACCTGCGCGAGGGCTACCCGTTCGGCATGTTCGCGGTGCCGCGCGAGCAGGTGGTGCGGGTGCACGCCTCCAGCGGGACGACCGGCAGGCCCACCGTGGTCGGCTACACGCGCGGCGACGTCGACACCTGGGCCGGGCTGATGGCGCGCTCGCTGCGCGCCGCGGGCGGGCGGCCGGGCGACATCGTGCACGTGGCCTACGGCTACGGCCTGTTCACCGGCGGGCTGGGCGCCCACTACGGGGCCGAACGGCTGGGCTGCACGGTGGTGCCGGTCTCCGGCGGCATGACTCCGCGCCAGGTGCGGCTGATCGCCGACTTCCGGCCCGACGTCATCATGGTCACGCCGTCGTACATGCTGGCGCTGCTGGACGAGTTCGAGGCGCAGGGCCTCGACCCGCGGGCGTGCTCGCTGCGGATCGGCGTCTTCGGCGCCGAGCCGTGGACGGAGGAGATGCGCCGCGAGATCGAGGACCGCTTCGACCTGCACGCCGTGGACGTGTACGGCCTGTCGGAGGTGATGGGGCCGGGCGTGGCGCAGGAGTGCGTGGAGTCCAAGGACGGCCTGCACGTGTGGGAGGACCACTTCTACCCGGAGGTCGTCGACCCGTTCACCGGCGCGCCCGCCGAGGAGGGCGAGCTCGTCCTCACCACGCTCACCAAGCAGGCCATGCCGGTCATCCGCTACCGCACCCGCGACCTGACCCGGCTGCTGCCGGGCACCGCGCGGCCCGCGTTCCGCCGCATGCGGAAGGTCACCGGCCGTACCGACGACATGATCATCCTGCGTGGGGTGAACGTCTTCCCGACCCAGATCGAGGAGATCGTGCTGCGCACGCCCGGCCTGTCACCGCACTTCCAGGTGCACCTGACCAGGCCGGGGCGGCTCGACGTGCTGACGGTCAAGGTGGAGGCGCGGCCGGGCTTCGAGGCGCGCGCGGGCCGGGAGGAGGCCGCCGCGGCGCTGCGCCGGGCGGTCAAGGACACGGTCGGCGTGAGCGTGGAGGCCGAGGTGGTGGACCCGGAGACGCTGGAGCGCTCGGTGGGCAAGCTCAAGCGCGTCGTCGACCGGCGGACCGGCGGCTAG
- the paaI gene encoding hydroxyphenylacetyl-CoA thioesterase PaaI translates to MLDADTASAALGIELVDLAEGRAVCRMTVTDQMINGHGLCHGGYVFLLADTTFACACNTYGPVTVAAGAEITFVAPARAGDELVAEAAERTRYGRSGIYDVTVSRTGGQVVAEFRGRSREMRSDAPR, encoded by the coding sequence ATGCTGGACGCCGACACCGCCTCCGCCGCCCTCGGCATCGAGCTGGTCGACCTCGCCGAGGGCCGGGCGGTGTGCCGCATGACGGTGACCGACCAGATGATCAACGGGCACGGGCTGTGCCACGGCGGCTACGTCTTCCTGCTGGCCGACACCACCTTCGCGTGCGCGTGCAACACCTACGGCCCGGTCACGGTCGCCGCCGGCGCGGAGATCACGTTCGTCGCCCCGGCCCGCGCCGGCGACGAGCTGGTGGCCGAGGCCGCCGAGCGCACCCGGTACGGCCGCAGCGGCATCTACGACGTCACGGTGAGCAGGACCGGCGGTCAGGTGGTCGCGGAGTTCCGCGGCCGCAGCAGGGAGATGAGATCAGATGCGCCTCGGTGA